In Flammeovirgaceae bacterium 311, one DNA window encodes the following:
- a CDS encoding prolipoprotein diacylglyceryl transferase (COG0682 Prolipoprotein diacylglyceryltransferase): protein MNYIIWDPNSIIVNLGFFALRWYSLMFAIGFGLSYLMLLKLFARDGVPQDKLDKLVIYVVLATIIGARLGHCLFYDFEYYSRHISEIFLPFTFEPHFQFVGFMGLASHGAIIGILGAVMLYSYLQKIPLFWLLDKLALVSPLVCGLIRIGNLLNSEIVGTPTTAPWAFIFTQLDGIPRHPSQLYEALAYLSVFVFINILYRKSHKQQGFIFGVFLTLMFLARFTVEFFKEDQSAFEAGMLINMGQVLSIPFIIIGLILIMMKRKTRFTSNSPDLAA, encoded by the coding sequence ATGAATTACATTATCTGGGATCCCAATAGTATTATAGTAAATCTGGGATTTTTTGCGCTTAGGTGGTACTCACTGATGTTCGCCATTGGTTTTGGCCTTAGCTATCTTATGCTCCTGAAGCTTTTTGCCCGGGATGGTGTGCCTCAGGACAAGCTCGATAAACTGGTGATCTATGTGGTGCTGGCCACCATTATTGGTGCACGCCTGGGGCACTGCCTGTTCTATGATTTTGAATACTACTCCCGGCACATCAGCGAGATATTTTTGCCCTTCACCTTTGAGCCTCACTTTCAGTTTGTAGGATTTATGGGCCTGGCCAGTCATGGTGCAATCATTGGTATACTGGGCGCTGTAATGCTCTATTCTTACCTGCAAAAGATTCCGCTTTTCTGGTTGCTGGATAAACTGGCACTGGTTAGTCCGCTGGTGTGCGGGCTTATCCGCATTGGCAATCTGCTTAACTCCGAAATAGTGGGCACCCCTACCACTGCCCCCTGGGCTTTTATATTTACACAGCTGGATGGTATACCAAGGCACCCCAGCCAGCTTTACGAAGCGCTGGCCTACCTAAGTGTTTTTGTCTTTATCAATATCCTGTACAGAAAGTCTCATAAGCAGCAGGGTTTTATTTTTGGGGTATTCCTCACACTAATGTTCCTGGCAAGGTTCACAGTTGAATTCTTCAAGGAAGATCAGTCGGCCTTTGAGGCAGGCATGCTGATCAATATGGGCCAGGTATTGAGTATTCCTTTTATAATAATAGGCCTGATACTCATCATGATGAAAAGAAAAACAAGATTTACAAGTAA
- a CDS encoding PP-loop superfamily ATP-utilizing enzyme (COG2102 Predicted ATPases of PP-loop superfamily), with the protein MAYQSILNWSGGKDSALALYHSLKDPQYAVGRLLTSINSTYARVTMHGVREVLLEQQARNIGLPLQKLMLPEQPGMEEYNRLMSETMEGLKSEGFTHSIFGDIFLEDLKKYREEQLAQKGFSAYFPLWKRDTTDLLHEFLDLGFKTILVCTKADVLDESFAGRHIDRDFLKDLSGLPAYVDPCGENGEFHTFVFDGPIFNKPVDFTVGEKVYREYRSPKEAGDDADAPAQAPMGFWFCDLLPVQEQGDKIL; encoded by the coding sequence ATGGCCTATCAATCAATTTTAAACTGGAGTGGGGGTAAAGACAGTGCACTGGCCCTCTACCACAGCCTGAAGGATCCTCAATACGCTGTGGGTCGTTTACTTACAAGTATAAACAGCACCTATGCACGCGTGACTATGCACGGAGTAAGGGAAGTATTGCTGGAGCAGCAAGCCCGGAATATTGGATTGCCCCTGCAGAAACTAATGCTTCCGGAACAACCCGGCATGGAAGAATACAACAGGCTGATGAGCGAAACAATGGAGGGACTCAAGTCAGAAGGATTCACGCACTCCATATTTGGTGATATCTTTCTGGAAGATCTGAAAAAATACCGTGAGGAACAGCTGGCACAAAAAGGCTTTAGCGCCTATTTTCCACTCTGGAAGCGTGATACTACTGATCTGCTCCACGAATTCCTGGACCTGGGCTTTAAAACCATCCTGGTGTGCACCAAAGCAGATGTACTTGATGAAAGTTTCGCAGGCCGGCATATTGACAGAGACTTTCTAAAGGACCTTTCCGGCCTACCCGCTTATGTAGATCCCTGCGGGGAAAATGGTGAGTTTCATACTTTTGTTTTTGATGGCCCGATCTTTAATAAGCCAGTTGATTTTACGGTTGGTGAAAAAGTGTACCGGGAGTATAGATCTCCAAAAGAGGCAGGTGATGATGCAGATGCTCCCGCTCAGGCACCCATGGGTTTCTGGTTTTGCGATCTGCTGCCTGTGCAGGAGCAGGGGGATAAAATTTTATAA
- a CDS encoding Beta-glucuronidase (COG3250 Beta-galactosidase/beta-glucuronidase) has translation MQPSLEAQQTNAPATQQAQQAPLLINAFNRSTQSLNGSWQIIVDPFDNGYLNYRLQPFDEMDSPNNNAYYRNYKTDDKSQLVEYDFDESETLEVPSDWNSQNEKLFYYEGSVWYKKSFDFSKKNPANKVFLHFGAVNYKADVYLNGEKLGVHKGGFTPFDYDITDRLKEADNFVILRVNNQRRPEEVPTINTDWWNYGGITRDVSLIEVPPTYISDYKLQLDPKNNTQLLGYIQLSGTAQAGKKVTLNIPELKVKQEFTTDGNGRSAVNIKLRRVQYWSPERPKLYNMQLSTGEETVEERIGLRTLTVAGPEILLNGQPVFLRGISIHEENPLKGGRAHSEEDARLLLGWAKELGCNFVRLAHYPHNEHMPRLADEMGLMVWEENPVYWTIHWENPETYRNAENQLTELITRDKNRASVVIWSMANETPTSEPRLQFLSRLAARARELDGTRLISAALEQEVGEGDPNSRTINDPFAEHVDVLSFNQYIGWYEGMPDKTQQIKWVIEQNKPVIISEFGAGAKQGLHGERTERFTEEFQEDLYRQTLAMLEKIPQLRGIAPWILVDFRSPRRALPGIQDGWNRKGLIGSNGEKKKAFSVLRQYYDQKKENFARTGQK, from the coding sequence ATGCAACCTTCGCTTGAAGCACAGCAGACAAATGCACCAGCTACCCAACAGGCACAGCAGGCACCCCTGCTCATCAATGCTTTTAACAGGAGCACCCAAAGCCTTAATGGCAGCTGGCAAATAATTGTAGACCCTTTCGACAACGGCTACCTCAACTACCGCCTGCAGCCCTTCGATGAAATGGACTCGCCAAACAACAACGCCTACTACAGAAATTATAAAACTGACGATAAAAGCCAGCTTGTAGAGTATGACTTTGATGAATCCGAAACCCTGGAGGTGCCCAGTGACTGGAACAGCCAAAATGAAAAGCTTTTTTACTATGAAGGCTCAGTGTGGTACAAAAAATCCTTCGACTTCAGCAAAAAGAATCCTGCCAACAAGGTATTTCTGCATTTTGGTGCTGTAAATTATAAAGCCGATGTTTATCTCAATGGCGAAAAGCTGGGGGTACACAAAGGTGGCTTTACCCCTTTTGATTACGACATCACAGACCGGCTGAAAGAGGCAGACAATTTTGTGATACTGCGGGTAAATAATCAGCGCCGTCCGGAAGAGGTACCCACCATTAACACCGATTGGTGGAATTATGGCGGTATTACCCGCGATGTAAGCCTGATAGAAGTTCCGCCTACCTACATCAGCGATTATAAGCTGCAGCTCGACCCCAAAAATAACACGCAGCTCCTGGGTTATATCCAGCTATCCGGCACAGCGCAGGCAGGAAAGAAAGTTACCCTGAACATACCCGAACTTAAAGTTAAGCAGGAGTTTACCACCGATGGAAATGGCAGATCCGCTGTAAATATTAAGCTAAGGCGGGTACAGTACTGGTCGCCGGAGCGTCCAAAGCTATACAACATGCAGCTGAGCACAGGAGAAGAAACTGTAGAAGAACGTATAGGTCTCCGTACCCTTACAGTTGCAGGACCAGAGATTTTACTGAACGGCCAGCCGGTTTTTTTAAGGGGTATCAGCATACACGAAGAAAACCCCCTGAAGGGAGGCAGAGCCCATTCGGAAGAAGATGCCAGATTACTGCTAGGCTGGGCAAAGGAGCTGGGCTGTAATTTTGTACGGCTGGCCCATTACCCGCATAACGAACATATGCCACGCCTGGCTGATGAAATGGGTCTGATGGTATGGGAAGAAAACCCGGTATACTGGACCATACACTGGGAAAACCCTGAGACTTATCGGAATGCAGAAAACCAGCTGACGGAGCTGATCACCCGCGATAAAAACCGTGCTTCGGTTGTGATCTGGTCCATGGCCAACGAAACCCCCACCAGTGAGCCCCGCCTGCAGTTCTTAAGCCGGCTTGCTGCCAGGGCACGAGAACTGGATGGAACCCGCCTGATCAGCGCTGCCCTGGAGCAGGAAGTTGGCGAGGGAGATCCCAACAGCCGCACCATTAACGACCCATTTGCCGAGCATGTAGACGTGCTAAGCTTCAACCAGTACATTGGCTGGTATGAAGGAATGCCTGATAAAACCCAGCAGATCAAATGGGTAATAGAGCAAAATAAACCTGTAATTATTTCTGAATTTGGAGCAGGTGCCAAGCAGGGCTTACATGGTGAGCGGACTGAACGCTTTACCGAAGAGTTTCAGGAAGACCTTTACCGCCAGACCCTGGCCATGCTGGAAAAAATCCCCCAGCTGCGCGGCATCGCCCCCTGGATACTGGTAGACTTCCGCTCTCCCCGCCGTGCACTGCCTGGTATACAGGATGGCTGGAACCGGAAGGGTTTGATCGGCAGCAACGGTGAGAAGAAGAAGGCCTTTTCAGTGCTTAGGCAGTACTACGATCAAAAAAAGGAAAACTTTGCCCGCACCGGTCAGAAATAA
- a CDS encoding transcription activator, effector binding protein (COG4978 Transcriptional regulator, effector-binding domain/component): MEANVANPQTLTTKVVAPKTIIYHEGNTTLRQIHDYVNPIVASLIQEVQRRGFTTAGPMEFIYLNPTGDLDKEFTLQIAQPVLERKSVGPGFHIRETEAFQCVSHDYKGDVSQMHPAYEMLYQQIALNQLIPGTEVREVYKVWEHLTSVNNITEIQIGLA, encoded by the coding sequence ATGGAAGCAAATGTTGCGAACCCCCAAACCCTTACCACCAAAGTGGTTGCCCCTAAAACCATTATTTACCACGAGGGTAACACCACCCTTAGGCAGATCCATGATTATGTAAATCCGATTGTAGCTAGCCTGATTCAGGAGGTACAGCGGCGTGGATTTACCACCGCCGGCCCTATGGAATTTATTTACCTGAATCCCACTGGCGATTTGGACAAAGAATTTACGCTGCAAATTGCCCAGCCAGTACTTGAAAGAAAGTCTGTTGGACCTGGTTTCCATATCAGGGAGACTGAAGCCTTTCAATGTGTGAGCCATGATTACAAAGGTGATGTTAGCCAGATGCATCCTGCTTATGAAATGCTCTATCAACAGATTGCACTCAATCAGCTGATCCCCGGTACAGAAGTACGCGAGGTATACAAAGTGTGGGAGCACCTTACTTCTGTAAACAACATCACCGAAATTCAGATTGGCCTGGCATAA
- a CDS encoding acetyltransferase (COG0456 Acetyltransferases) has protein sequence MIRPYTTGDKQELISLLKLNIPQYFAESEEDDFIEYLDCYLEDYFVVEEGGKLIGSGGINYFPEDGIAPISWDMIHPAYQGKGFGKSLTLHRISNIRKNPAIRRVVVRTTQLAYKFYEKVGFTLLKTEKDFWAEGFDLYQMTLDLEHSNAGKD, from the coding sequence ATGATCAGGCCATATACCACCGGCGATAAACAGGAGCTTATTTCCTTACTGAAGCTTAACATTCCCCAATATTTTGCAGAATCTGAAGAGGATGATTTTATAGAATATCTGGATTGTTATCTGGAAGATTACTTTGTAGTAGAAGAGGGCGGAAAACTCATAGGTTCGGGTGGTATCAACTATTTCCCCGAAGACGGTATAGCCCCCATTTCCTGGGATATGATACATCCCGCTTACCAGGGAAAAGGGTTTGGTAAAAGTCTTACCCTTCACAGAATCAGCAACATCAGAAAGAATCCTGCCATCAGGAGGGTAGTTGTGAGAACGACCCAGCTGGCATATAAATTTTATGAGAAAGTGGGGTTTACATTATTAAAAACAGAAAAAGATTTTTGGGCCGAAGGCTTTGACCTCTACCAGATGACACTGGATCTGGAGCATTCTAATGCCGGCAAAGATTAA
- a CDS encoding CDGSH-type iron sulfur domain-containing protein (COG3369 Uncharacterized conserved protein), which yields MATTKITVNSNGSLRVEGDFEMVDKNGNPYGLGGRTLVSLCRCGLSGNKPFCDGSHKGHLEHEAEAFDLPPKK from the coding sequence ATGGCAACTACAAAAATTACAGTAAACAGCAATGGATCATTAAGGGTAGAAGGTGACTTTGAAATGGTCGATAAAAACGGGAATCCCTATGGACTGGGAGGCAGAACCCTGGTTTCGCTCTGCCGTTGTGGTCTGTCCGGGAACAAGCCTTTTTGTGATGGATCTCACAAAGGCCATCTGGAACATGAGGCAGAAGCCTTTGACCTGCCGCCAAAGAAGTAA